From the genome of Gracilinanus agilis isolate LMUSP501 chromosome 2, AgileGrace, whole genome shotgun sequence, one region includes:
- the LOC123235726 gene encoding protein AMN1 homolog — translation MPYSQWVSHLLDLGLWCLVKNISRYITDIKLSPPNIKDKMIKIMNFQGRITNSNISEILLPEVESLDLPSCNISDTALLWLCNCRKLKKLNLNSSRENCISITSEGIKVVASSCAFLYEASLKRCCNLTDDSVLALTLNCQLLKIVDFGGCLGITDMSLWALGEHCPFLQSVDFSATQVTDGGVLSLVSGLCTKKLEEIHMGHCVNLTDGAVEAVLTCCPQIHILLFHKFPLITDHSREVLEQLVGPNKIKQVMWTVY, via the coding sequence ATGCCTTATTCCCAGTGGGTCAGCCACCTCCTGGACCTGGGCCTTTGGTGCTTGGTGAAGAATATTTCAAGATACATCACAGACATTAAACTTTCGCCTCCTAATATAAAGGACAAGATgattaaaattatgaattttcaAGGGCGAATAACCAATTCCAACATTAGTGAGATTTTGCTCCCCGAAGTGGAGTCTCTGGACCTCCCCAGCTGCAACATCTCAGATACTGCCTTGTTGTGGCTTTGTAACTgcaggaaattgaagaaattaaatttaaattcctCCAGAGAAAACTGTATTTCCATCACTTCAGAAGGGATTAAAGTGGTTGCCTCGTCCTGCGCCTTCCTCTATGAGGCCTCTCTGAAAAGGTGCTGCAATCTCACAGATGACAGCGTGCTTGCTCTCACCCTCAACTGTCAGCTGCTGAAGATAGTGGACTTTGGCGGCTGCTTGGGCATCACGGACATGTCATTATGGGCCCTCGGAGAGCACTGCCCGTTCCTGCAGAGCGTGGACTTCTCTGCCACTCAGGTGACTGACGGTGGGGTGCTTTCGCTTGTGAGTGGACTCTGCACTAAGAAGTTAGAGGAGATTCACATGGGGCACTGCGTGAACCTGACCGACGGTGCCGTGGAAGCCGTCCTCACGTGCTGCCCTCAGATACACATTTTACTCTTTCACAAGTTCCCCCTAATAACAGATCATTCCCGAGAAGTCTTGGAGCAGTTAGTGGGCCCTAACAAGATCAAACAAGTGATGTGGACTGTGTACTGA